A genome region from Geodermatophilus bullaregiensis includes the following:
- a CDS encoding SCO6745 family protein, producing the protein MDFAQAQQIFLSPPDAERPPSGVPDSPSRRLRDAAEPIATVSWWGRPVNDRLAALGLDFLTGYVWGRAAPMGEPAPLVVVAAFGVFEPGLVTGLYEQARATASRADVLAAREQGVVAALHDLLPGADVTGAVAALRRGTDVAARDLAGRPLFAGQLSLPWPEDPLGQLWHATTLLREYRGDVHVAANVTAGVTGVQMNLLTEYWVGWEHTAYAGTRGWSPEAMAAADAGLAGRGLVADGRLTDEGRRLRDRIEAQTEAALGPVLDAIGPELPELTRRLDDWSAAIVAGGAAPPDVYKRVSG; encoded by the coding sequence GTGGACTTCGCCCAGGCCCAGCAGATCTTCCTCTCGCCACCGGACGCCGAGCGCCCGCCGTCCGGCGTGCCCGACTCCCCCTCCCGCCGGCTGCGCGACGCCGCCGAGCCGATCGCGACCGTCAGCTGGTGGGGCCGGCCGGTGAACGACCGCCTCGCCGCCCTGGGCCTGGACTTCCTGACCGGCTACGTGTGGGGCCGCGCCGCGCCGATGGGCGAGCCGGCCCCGCTGGTCGTCGTCGCCGCGTTCGGCGTCTTCGAGCCGGGCCTGGTCACCGGCCTCTACGAGCAGGCGCGGGCCACGGCGTCCCGCGCCGACGTGCTCGCCGCCCGCGAGCAGGGCGTGGTGGCGGCGCTGCACGACCTGCTGCCCGGCGCCGACGTCACCGGCGCGGTCGCCGCGCTGCGCCGGGGCACCGACGTCGCGGCGCGGGACCTGGCCGGCCGGCCGCTGTTCGCCGGCCAGCTGTCGCTGCCCTGGCCCGAGGACCCGCTCGGGCAGCTCTGGCACGCCACCACGCTGCTGCGCGAGTACCGCGGCGACGTGCACGTGGCCGCCAACGTCACCGCCGGCGTCACCGGCGTGCAGATGAACCTGCTGACCGAGTACTGGGTGGGCTGGGAGCACACCGCCTACGCCGGCACCCGCGGCTGGTCGCCCGAGGCGATGGCCGCGGCCGACGCCGGCCTGGCCGGCCGCGGGCTGGTCGCCGACGGCCGGCTCACCGACGAGGGACGCCGCCTGCGGGACCGCATCGAGGCGCAGACCGAGGCCGCCCTCGGGCCCGTCCTCGACGCCATCGGCCCCGAGCTGCCCGAGCTCACCCGCCGGCTGGACGACTGGTCGGCGGCGATCGTGGCCGGCGGCGCGGCGCCCCCGGACGTCTACAAGCGGGTCAGCGGCTGA
- a CDS encoding MFS transporter, whose translation MTRAAAEQRVTRRRLDALTLGLFTVALGTNIPTPLLLVYRRTLDLSDADLTAVFGCYAVGLVAALTVSGAASDRFGRRALVLPFAVVAGLVSLLFVPAVNSLPLLYACRLLQGVVSGVVFSVANAWLQDLAGPDGQRSAATRGAVSTSLGFAVAPAMSGVLAQYGPAPTTLPYLVHVAVLVVGLGLLVTVPETVHVRRPGRLMTLGLPPEARRPFWAVLAPTAVGVFAFPTVAATLLPLLVVPGGVGVAYAGVIAGLALGASAVAARVGRGAERGAGPLGMVLGAGGLALAVVAIVAGSEPLLLPSSALMGAGGGLCLTAGLTLTARLAPPHARGAMNSAFYAFAYAGFGTPLLLAWLGSRVGAVPAVSAFVAVPAAIAAWLWFELRRGGPRG comes from the coding sequence GTGACCAGGGCCGCAGCCGAGCAGCGGGTCACCCGCCGTCGACTCGACGCCCTCACCCTCGGCCTGTTCACCGTGGCCCTGGGCACCAACATCCCGACGCCGCTGCTGCTGGTCTACCGGCGCACCCTGGACCTGTCCGACGCCGACCTCACCGCCGTCTTCGGCTGCTACGCGGTCGGCCTCGTCGCGGCGCTGACCGTCTCCGGTGCGGCCTCGGACCGCTTCGGCCGGCGGGCGCTGGTGCTGCCCTTCGCGGTGGTCGCCGGCCTGGTCTCGCTGCTGTTCGTGCCCGCCGTGAACTCCCTGCCGCTGCTCTACGCGTGCCGGCTGCTGCAGGGCGTCGTGTCCGGGGTGGTGTTCTCGGTGGCCAACGCGTGGCTGCAGGACCTCGCCGGTCCCGACGGGCAGCGGTCGGCGGCCACCCGCGGGGCGGTGTCGACGTCTCTGGGGTTCGCGGTCGCGCCGGCCATGAGCGGGGTGCTCGCCCAGTACGGCCCCGCGCCGACGACGCTGCCCTACCTCGTGCACGTCGCGGTGCTGGTCGTCGGGCTCGGGCTGCTCGTGACCGTCCCGGAGACCGTGCACGTCCGGCGACCCGGCCGGCTGATGACCCTGGGGCTGCCCCCGGAGGCGCGCCGGCCGTTCTGGGCGGTGCTGGCGCCCACCGCCGTGGGCGTCTTCGCCTTCCCGACGGTCGCGGCGACCCTGCTGCCGCTGCTCGTGGTGCCCGGCGGCGTCGGGGTGGCCTATGCCGGCGTCATCGCCGGGCTGGCGCTCGGGGCCAGTGCGGTGGCGGCCCGCGTCGGCCGCGGCGCCGAGCGGGGTGCCGGCCCGCTCGGGATGGTCCTCGGCGCGGGAGGCCTCGCCCTGGCCGTGGTTGCGATCGTGGCCGGGTCCGAGCCGCTGCTGCTGCCGTCGTCGGCGCTGATGGGCGCGGGCGGCGGGCTGTGCCTCACCGCGGGACTGACCCTCACCGCCCGCCTCGCGCCGCCGCACGCCCGGGGCGCGATGAACAGCGCGTTCTACGCCTTCGCCTACGCCGGCTTCGGCACCCCGCTGCTGCTGGCCTGGCTGGGCTCGCGGGTCGGCGCGGTGCCGGCGGTGTCGGCGTTCGTCGCCGTCCCGGCCGCGATCGCCGCCTGGCTGTGGTTCGAGCTGCGCCGCGGTGGCCCGCGGGGCTGA
- a CDS encoding class I SAM-dependent methyltransferase has product MATTLPTLTPVEDTLFLTLCCRALDNRSPHPVLGDEIADEIVRTLDYDHERLNTNTNLVLNVALRAKKIDEVASRFTARHPDAVGLDLGAGFDTRAARIAVPPTVEWHDVDLPEVVAARELAVPERAKAHTIAADVRDQDWLDALPRDRPAVITADGLMGFLTEDELVSLLRRLVDHFPSGELVFNGYTRFTIWVARHSRGTKSVAGQVRFPGMDDPRRPERWDPRLHLVQEVLLSRQPEIARFPPVLRAYYWLSARSTSWSRKGTLVLHYRF; this is encoded by the coding sequence ATGGCCACCACCCTGCCGACCCTGACACCGGTCGAGGACACCCTGTTCCTGACGCTCTGCTGCAGGGCCCTGGACAACCGCTCGCCGCACCCCGTCCTGGGCGACGAGATCGCCGACGAGATCGTCCGCACGCTCGACTACGACCACGAGCGGTTGAACACCAACACCAACCTCGTCCTCAACGTGGCGCTGCGCGCCAAGAAGATCGACGAGGTCGCGTCGCGCTTCACCGCCCGCCACCCCGATGCCGTCGGGCTCGACCTGGGCGCGGGGTTCGACACGCGGGCGGCCCGCATCGCCGTGCCTCCCACGGTCGAGTGGCACGACGTCGACCTGCCCGAGGTGGTGGCCGCCCGCGAGCTCGCCGTCCCGGAACGCGCGAAGGCGCACACCATCGCCGCGGACGTGCGGGACCAGGACTGGCTCGACGCCCTGCCCCGCGACCGGCCCGCCGTGATCACCGCCGACGGCCTGATGGGGTTCCTCACCGAGGACGAGCTGGTCTCCCTGCTCCGCCGGCTGGTCGACCACTTCCCGAGCGGGGAACTGGTCTTCAACGGGTACACGCGGTTCACGATCTGGGTGGCACGCCACTCCCGGGGCACGAAGTCGGTCGCCGGCCAGGTGCGGTTCCCCGGCATGGACGACCCGCGCCGACCCGAACGCTGGGACCCCCGGCTGCACCTGGTCCAGGAGGTGCTGCTCAGCCGGCAACCCGAGATCGCCCGGTTCCCACCCGTCCTCCGCGCCTACTACTGGCTGTCGGCGCGCAGCACGTCGTGGTCCCGCAAGGGCACGCTGGTCCTGCACTACCGGTTCTAG
- a CDS encoding YciI-like protein has protein sequence MHLLLEYTLADDYLERRAALREDHLALARAAHERGELLLAGALPDPYDRALLVWTAEREVVERFAQQDPYVVHGLVTAWTIRPWNVVVG, from the coding sequence GTGCACCTGCTGCTGGAGTACACCCTCGCCGACGACTACCTGGAGCGGCGCGCGGCGCTGCGCGAGGACCACCTCGCGCTGGCGCGGGCCGCGCACGAGCGGGGCGAGCTGCTGCTCGCCGGCGCGCTCCCCGACCCCTACGACCGCGCCCTGCTCGTCTGGACGGCGGAGCGCGAGGTCGTCGAGCGGTTCGCCCAGCAGGATCCCTACGTCGTCCACGGGCTGGTCACCGCCTGGACGATCCGGCCGTGGAACGTCGTCGTCGGCTGA
- a CDS encoding diacylglycerol/lipid kinase family protein: MSRPGRPRTRVRGRRTAAAVALAAAAWVLVLSVAAALDDFPRGLLLLACGALVAAGAWQGVLRRGWGRVAGLAVAGVALTGGVVVLADSGYRRTVLLLGLGALVWHAAARSAFRPDVELPAAERPRRPVVVVNPRSGDGRAVRTGLAAAARERGIDVLELRPGEDLAALVRGAVEAGADAVGMAGGDGSQAVVAAVAAEAGLPYACIPSGTRNHFALDLGVDRTDVVGALDALVDGGERVVDLAEVNGRVFVNNVSLGVYAQAVQEGGYRAAKVRTLLATVPEALGARGGAQDLRWTTPGGRTMQGAAVVLVGNGQYRLAGAAGAGTRPAVDQGLLGVTVVDPPGSRERRGRRPVRQWATPEFRVEATQPVAAGVDGEATVLAPPVTFRSRPAALRVRIAAHHPGASPSAIEPVGALAALRALARIAGGGDPRQLPPRGAPAARQRDAV; the protein is encoded by the coding sequence ATGTCCCGTCCCGGCCGGCCGCGCACCCGTGTGCGGGGGCGCCGGACCGCCGCCGCGGTGGCCCTCGCCGCGGCGGCCTGGGTGCTGGTGCTCAGCGTCGCGGCCGCGCTGGACGACTTCCCGCGCGGCCTGCTCCTGCTGGCCTGCGGTGCCCTGGTCGCCGCGGGCGCGTGGCAGGGGGTGCTCCGCCGCGGCTGGGGACGGGTCGCCGGCCTCGCCGTCGCCGGCGTCGCGCTGACCGGCGGGGTCGTGGTGCTGGCGGACTCGGGCTACCGGCGCACCGTCCTGCTGCTCGGGCTCGGCGCGCTGGTCTGGCACGCGGCGGCCCGGTCGGCCTTCCGGCCGGACGTCGAGCTGCCCGCCGCCGAGCGACCGCGCCGGCCGGTGGTCGTCGTCAACCCGCGGTCGGGCGACGGCCGGGCGGTGCGGACCGGGCTGGCCGCGGCGGCCCGCGAGCGGGGCATCGACGTGCTGGAGCTGCGGCCCGGCGAGGACCTGGCCGCACTGGTGCGGGGCGCGGTCGAGGCCGGCGCCGACGCCGTGGGCATGGCCGGCGGTGACGGCTCCCAGGCCGTGGTCGCCGCCGTCGCGGCCGAGGCCGGCCTCCCCTACGCCTGCATCCCGTCGGGGACGCGCAACCACTTCGCCCTCGACCTCGGCGTGGACCGCACCGACGTGGTGGGGGCGCTCGACGCCCTCGTCGACGGCGGCGAGCGGGTGGTCGACCTGGCCGAGGTCAACGGCCGGGTCTTCGTCAACAACGTCTCCCTGGGGGTGTACGCGCAGGCCGTGCAGGAGGGCGGGTACCGCGCCGCGAAGGTGCGGACCCTGCTCGCCACGGTGCCCGAGGCCCTGGGCGCCCGGGGCGGTGCGCAGGACCTGCGCTGGACGACGCCGGGCGGGCGCACCATGCAGGGCGCGGCGGTGGTCCTGGTGGGCAACGGCCAGTACCGGCTGGCCGGGGCCGCCGGCGCGGGGACCCGCCCGGCCGTCGACCAGGGGCTGCTCGGGGTGACCGTGGTCGACCCGCCCGGCAGCCGCGAGCGGCGCGGGCGGCGCCCGGTGCGCCAGTGGGCGACCCCCGAGTTCCGCGTCGAGGCGACCCAGCCGGTGGCGGCGGGGGTCGACGGGGAGGCCACGGTGCTGGCACCGCCGGTCACCTTCCGGTCGCGCCCGGCCGCCCTGCGGGTCCGCATCGCCGCCCACCACCCCGGCGCCTCCCCGTCGGCGATCGAGCCGGTGGGTGCGCTGGCGGCCCTGCGCGCTCTCGCCCGCATCGCCGGCGGCGGCGACCCGCGGCAGCTGCCGCCCCGGGGAGCGCCGGCGGCGCGGCAGCGGGACGCCGTGTGA
- a CDS encoding response regulator transcription factor codes for MTARVLIVDDHAPFRSLARRLLVAGGFSVVGEAADGAGALSAARDLAPDVVLLDVQLPDLDGFAVAEALARGQPEPIVVLVSSRALLDYGHRVETSTARGFIAKADLSGETLLRVIDGPGRPVPCSG; via the coding sequence GTGACAGCGCGGGTGCTGATCGTCGACGACCACGCTCCCTTCCGGTCGCTGGCCCGCCGGCTGCTCGTGGCGGGCGGCTTCTCGGTCGTGGGGGAGGCCGCCGACGGCGCCGGCGCCCTGTCCGCGGCCCGCGACCTCGCGCCCGACGTCGTCCTCCTCGACGTCCAGCTGCCCGACCTGGACGGCTTCGCGGTCGCCGAGGCGCTCGCCCGGGGACAGCCCGAGCCGATCGTCGTCCTCGTCTCCAGCCGGGCCCTGCTCGACTACGGCCACCGGGTCGAGACCAGCACGGCGCGCGGCTTCATCGCCAAAGCGGACCTGAGCGGCGAGACACTGCTGCGTGTGATCGACGGACCAGGACGGCCGGTCCCGTGCAGCGGCTGA
- a CDS encoding sensor histidine kinase, which translates to MQRLRPRTRAVVASAGGAAGVAAASALVWGGYSVPADLLAPTLVLGLAVGWSFVGVGLVAWTRRPDSRTGVLMVVLGFAWFARFAVAVDTRAGFVVGVLLGSVHLSVLVHLLATFPAGRVQDRVERVLVTAGYLLSAPLDAVFLFAFGARRQLGEGPPPNGLVIAPSNGGFDPSGVDLAVQGVVVVLLVSLLGVVFRRWRSAGPAQRRSLTPGAVGAALIVVTILVERTAVLLLIPPAVGVALAWSAQVVLVVWPLALLLGLLRSQLDRSAVGRLIVELGAGLPVPERLRSALAAALHDPSLELAYWLPERGAFVDPTGAPVRVGPVGGRALTYLERDGERIAVLVHDPVLAGEPELVAAVAAGAGLAVQNERLHAEVRSQLREVQASRARIVEAADGARRRVERDLHDGAQQRLVTVALALRLAHTQLDTAGRGELGALLDEAGAELAGALDELRELARGIYPVLLTDAGLGPALHSLAERCPVPAVVGAVPDRRWADAVEQTCYFVVSEALANAAKHAGAGQVVVDVRQDAGGLRVQVSDDGAGGADPGGSGLRGLADRVATLGGELTVRSPRGGGTRVIATVPCA; encoded by the coding sequence GTGCAGCGGCTGAGGCCCCGCACGCGCGCGGTGGTGGCCTCGGCCGGGGGGGCCGCGGGCGTCGCGGCGGCGAGCGCGCTCGTGTGGGGCGGCTACTCGGTGCCCGCCGACCTGCTGGCGCCCACCCTCGTCCTCGGCCTCGCCGTCGGCTGGTCCTTCGTCGGTGTGGGCCTGGTGGCCTGGACGCGCCGCCCGGACAGCCGCACCGGCGTCCTGATGGTCGTGCTCGGCTTCGCCTGGTTCGCCCGCTTCGCGGTCGCGGTCGACACCCGCGCCGGGTTCGTGGTCGGCGTCCTGCTCGGCTCGGTCCACCTGAGCGTCCTGGTGCACCTGCTGGCCACCTTCCCGGCCGGGCGCGTGCAGGACCGGGTGGAGCGGGTGCTGGTGACGGCCGGCTACCTGCTCTCCGCACCGCTGGACGCCGTCTTCCTCTTCGCCTTCGGTGCCCGGCGCCAGCTCGGGGAGGGACCGCCGCCCAACGGGCTGGTGATCGCCCCGAGCAACGGGGGGTTCGACCCCTCCGGCGTCGACCTGGCCGTGCAGGGCGTGGTCGTGGTGCTGCTCGTGTCCCTGCTCGGCGTGGTGTTCAGGAGGTGGCGGTCGGCCGGGCCCGCGCAGCGCCGCAGCCTCACCCCCGGGGCGGTGGGCGCGGCGCTGATCGTCGTCACGATCCTGGTGGAGCGGACGGCGGTCCTGCTGCTCATCCCGCCGGCGGTCGGGGTGGCGCTGGCCTGGTCGGCGCAGGTCGTCCTGGTGGTGTGGCCCCTGGCGCTGCTGCTGGGCCTCCTGCGCAGCCAGCTCGACCGGTCGGCGGTGGGCCGGCTCATCGTGGAGCTGGGCGCCGGGCTGCCCGTGCCGGAGCGGCTGCGCAGCGCCCTGGCCGCCGCGCTGCACGACCCGTCGCTCGAGCTGGCCTACTGGCTGCCGGAGCGGGGTGCCTTCGTCGACCCCACCGGTGCCCCGGTCCGCGTCGGGCCCGTCGGCGGCCGGGCCCTGACCTACCTGGAGCGCGACGGCGAGCGGATCGCGGTGCTGGTGCACGACCCGGTGCTCGCGGGGGAGCCCGAGCTCGTGGCGGCGGTGGCGGCCGGGGCGGGCCTGGCGGTCCAGAACGAGCGGCTGCACGCCGAGGTCCGCAGCCAGCTCCGGGAGGTCCAGGCGTCGAGGGCGCGGATCGTCGAGGCGGCCGACGGCGCCCGCCGCCGGGTGGAACGGGACCTGCACGACGGAGCCCAGCAGCGGCTGGTCACCGTGGCCCTCGCGCTCCGGCTGGCGCACACCCAGCTCGACACCGCCGGGCGCGGTGAGCTGGGCGCGCTCCTGGACGAGGCGGGCGCGGAGCTGGCCGGGGCCCTCGACGAGCTGCGCGAGCTGGCCCGGGGCATCTACCCGGTGCTGCTGACCGACGCCGGGCTGGGGCCGGCCCTCCACTCCCTCGCCGAGCGCTGCCCGGTGCCGGCCGTGGTCGGCGCGGTGCCCGACCGGCGGTGGGCGGACGCGGTCGAGCAGACCTGCTACTTCGTCGTCTCCGAGGCGCTGGCGAACGCGGCCAAGCACGCGGGCGCCGGGCAGGTCGTCGTCGACGTGCGGCAGGACGCCGGCGGGCTCCGCGTGCAGGTGAGCGACGACGGCGCCGGCGGGGCCGACCCGGGCGGTTCGGGCCTGCGCGGGCTCGCCGACCGGGTGGCCACGCTCGGCGGGGAACTGACGGTGCGCAGCCCACGGGGCGGCGGCACCCGGGTGATCGCGACGGTCCCGTGCGCGTGA
- a CDS encoding response regulator transcription factor, whose amino-acid sequence MVADDAALFRAGVARLLADAGFDVTAQVGDADALLAAVERDPPDAVVLDIRMPPTHTTEGLEAARVLAAGHPGVGVLVLSAHVEPHYAMRLVESGATGTGYLLKERVTDPGELTDALRRVAAGGVVIDPGVVAQLVGRRRVRNPLDALSEREREVLAVMAEGRSNQAICERLFLSPKTVEAYVHNVFTKLDLHQAADVNRRVLAVLAYLRA is encoded by the coding sequence ATGGTCGCCGACGACGCGGCGCTGTTCCGGGCGGGCGTGGCGCGGCTGCTCGCCGACGCCGGGTTCGACGTCACCGCGCAGGTGGGGGACGCCGACGCCCTCCTCGCCGCGGTCGAGCGGGACCCGCCGGACGCCGTCGTCCTCGACATCCGGATGCCCCCCACCCACACCACCGAGGGGCTGGAGGCCGCGCGGGTGCTCGCCGCCGGCCACCCGGGGGTGGGTGTCCTCGTGCTGTCGGCGCACGTCGAGCCGCACTACGCGATGCGGCTCGTCGAGTCCGGCGCGACGGGCACCGGCTACCTGCTCAAGGAGCGCGTCACCGACCCCGGCGAGCTCACCGACGCCCTGCGCCGGGTGGCGGCCGGCGGAGTGGTGATCGACCCCGGCGTCGTGGCCCAGCTCGTCGGCCGGCGCCGCGTGCGCAACCCCCTGGACGCGCTGTCGGAGCGGGAGCGGGAGGTGCTGGCCGTGATGGCGGAGGGGCGGTCGAACCAGGCGATCTGCGAGCGGCTGTTCCTCAGCCCGAAGACGGTCGAGGCCTACGTGCACAACGTGTTCACCAAGCTCGACCTGCACCAGGCGGCCGACGTCAACCGGCGGGTGCTCGCCGTGCTGGCCTACCTGCGCGCCTGA
- a CDS encoding DUF5709 domain-containing protein codes for MGTGIFGTDGTDPEEDSGVLDARDTLEDLGGIEDVLDTGWSPPERPWGVDEWGTTEWEESTGESLDGRLARELPETDRSEGDGLGDTSDTDGELLDDEVGDRRAGRLVEGEGGWGDDEPELHAVDAGIDSGAASAEEAAVHVVPGRDADRFSGWEDRP; via the coding sequence ATGGGGACCGGGATCTTCGGCACCGACGGGACCGATCCGGAGGAGGACTCGGGGGTCCTCGACGCCCGCGACACGCTGGAGGACCTCGGCGGGATCGAGGACGTCCTCGACACGGGGTGGTCCCCGCCCGAGCGGCCGTGGGGGGTCGACGAGTGGGGCACCACGGAGTGGGAGGAGTCCACCGGGGAGAGCCTGGACGGCCGCCTCGCCCGCGAGCTGCCGGAGACCGACCGCAGCGAGGGCGACGGGCTCGGCGACACCTCGGACACCGACGGTGAGCTGCTCGACGACGAGGTCGGCGACCGGCGTGCCGGCCGGCTGGTGGAGGGCGAGGGCGGCTGGGGAGACGACGAGCCGGAGCTGCACGCCGTCGACGCCGGCATCGACTCCGGCGCCGCCTCGGCGGAGGAGGCGGCCGTGCACGTCGTCCCCGGCAGGGACGCGGACCGGTTCTCCGGGTGGGAGGACCGCCCGTAG
- a CDS encoding helix-turn-helix transcriptional regulator, with protein sequence MDDGGSGYPAGSLVGRAGDVAVLTSFLHRAAGHGAALVLTGEPGVGRSALLEVAARAAGAAGTRVLSAAGVEAEAEVGFAGLHQLLVPVLGELTALSDLHRDALAHSLGYRAGPTADRLVVSTAVLTSLRELAVGRPVLVVVDDLQWLDRTTAEVLGFVARRVPAGARIGLLAASRWGDDGSGPLAGLPEHEVRPLEEGAAEELVAGRYPTMAPRVRRRVVAAAQGNPLALLELPAALTGRQRVALEALPSVLPLSRHLGAVFAGRMRDLPPATRRLLLLAALDGTGDLRVLGSASRDEDWLDVLAPAERARLLRVDAGTRRVSLWHPLVGSAAVQLATSGERRRAHAALAEVLVDQPERRAWHLAEAAVGPDGPAADLLDEAADRALRKGDGVGAVTALLRAADLSPSGPDRARRLARAAYVGAHAAGDLRSVPDLLLQARRADPDGGGSLQTAMAASYHLSTGDGDVDGAHVALVRAIESALLGPVGVGDLDEALHGLLVICHSSGRAEPWQALESAAARLGHRLGPALSVARSTFGAPALATAADLRQLDRVIAGIDAEEDPAQIVRTGLAASYVDRLDGCRQALWRVVGNGREGGAVACAVDALVVLCQDAYGAGRWEEARRTAEEAVELGEALGYRLPSLSGTCCLALLAAAEGRHETARTLAGQVVSWAGPRGVRALEHSAYRARALAALAEGDFEEAYRQAAAISPPGVVAPHVPVAAWVTLDLVEAAVRTGRRQEAGAHVAAMRGLEVFRLCPRLVLLAAGSAALTAPDDGAAACFEEAMATPGADRHPFESARVQLAYGEHLRRVRATGAARLHLAGALEAFTRLGARPWAVRAEHELRATGVSRSPVARAAAVGLTPQEHEISLLAASGLTNKQIGVQLYLSPRTVSAHLYRVFPKLGISSRAALRDALARVPQEVGERGAG encoded by the coding sequence GTGGACGATGGCGGCTCCGGGTACCCGGCCGGCTCCCTGGTCGGGCGAGCCGGGGACGTGGCGGTGCTGACCTCGTTCCTGCACCGGGCGGCCGGACACGGTGCGGCTCTGGTGCTCACGGGCGAACCGGGGGTCGGCAGGAGCGCCCTGCTCGAGGTGGCGGCGCGAGCCGCCGGCGCCGCCGGGACCCGGGTGCTGTCCGCCGCGGGTGTGGAGGCCGAGGCGGAGGTGGGCTTCGCCGGTCTCCACCAGCTGCTGGTCCCGGTGCTCGGCGAGCTGACGGCCCTGTCCGACCTGCACCGCGACGCCCTCGCGCACAGCCTCGGGTACCGGGCGGGCCCGACCGCGGACCGGCTGGTGGTCTCCACCGCGGTCCTCACGTCGCTGCGTGAGCTCGCCGTCGGGAGACCCGTGCTGGTGGTGGTCGACGACCTGCAGTGGCTCGACCGCACGACCGCCGAGGTGCTGGGCTTCGTCGCCCGCCGCGTCCCGGCGGGCGCCCGCATCGGTCTGCTCGCCGCGTCCCGGTGGGGCGACGACGGGTCCGGCCCGTTGGCCGGCCTGCCCGAGCACGAGGTGCGACCGCTCGAGGAGGGAGCCGCCGAGGAGCTGGTGGCCGGCCGCTACCCGACGATGGCCCCCCGGGTGCGCCGGCGCGTCGTCGCCGCCGCCCAGGGCAACCCGCTGGCGCTCCTCGAGCTGCCGGCCGCGCTCACCGGTCGACAGCGGGTGGCGCTCGAGGCGCTGCCCTCGGTCCTGCCCCTGAGCCGCCACCTGGGGGCGGTGTTCGCCGGCAGGATGCGCGACCTCCCGCCCGCCACCCGGCGGCTGCTGCTGCTGGCCGCCCTGGACGGCACCGGGGACCTCCGGGTCCTCGGTTCGGCGTCCCGCGACGAGGACTGGCTGGACGTCCTGGCCCCGGCCGAGAGGGCGCGGCTGCTGCGCGTCGACGCGGGGACCCGGCGCGTGTCCCTGTGGCACCCGCTCGTCGGCTCGGCAGCCGTCCAGCTGGCGACCAGCGGCGAGCGCCGCCGTGCCCACGCCGCGCTGGCCGAGGTCCTCGTCGACCAGCCCGAGCGCCGGGCGTGGCACCTGGCCGAGGCGGCCGTCGGCCCGGACGGGCCGGCCGCGGACCTGCTCGACGAGGCCGCGGACCGTGCACTCCGGAAGGGCGACGGGGTCGGTGCCGTCACCGCGCTGCTGAGGGCCGCGGACCTCAGCCCGTCCGGTCCCGACCGGGCCCGCCGTCTGGCGAGGGCCGCCTACGTGGGCGCGCACGCGGCCGGTGACCTGCGCAGTGTCCCGGACCTCCTGCTGCAGGCCCGGCGGGCCGATCCGGACGGCGGGGGCTCGTTGCAGACGGCGATGGCCGCCTCCTACCACCTCTCCACCGGGGACGGGGACGTCGACGGCGCCCACGTCGCGCTGGTGCGCGCGATCGAGTCCGCGCTGCTCGGACCCGTCGGGGTGGGTGACCTCGACGAGGCCCTGCACGGCCTCCTGGTCATCTGTCACTCCAGCGGCCGGGCCGAGCCGTGGCAGGCCCTGGAGTCGGCGGCCGCCCGGCTGGGGCACCGGCTGGGCCCCGCCCTCTCGGTCGCCCGGTCGACGTTCGGCGCCCCGGCACTCGCCACCGCCGCGGACCTGCGGCAGCTGGACCGGGTGATCGCGGGCATCGACGCCGAGGAGGACCCGGCGCAGATCGTGCGGACCGGGCTGGCCGCCTCCTACGTCGACCGGCTCGACGGCTGCCGGCAGGCGCTGTGGCGGGTGGTGGGGAACGGGCGGGAGGGCGGCGCCGTGGCCTGCGCGGTCGACGCCCTGGTCGTGCTGTGTCAGGACGCCTACGGCGCCGGGCGGTGGGAGGAGGCCCGCCGGACGGCCGAGGAGGCCGTCGAGCTGGGTGAGGCCCTGGGCTACCGGCTCCCCAGCCTCTCGGGCACCTGCTGCCTGGCGCTGCTCGCGGCCGCCGAGGGTCGTCACGAGACGGCCCGGACCCTCGCCGGGCAGGTCGTCTCCTGGGCCGGGCCGCGCGGTGTCCGCGCGCTCGAGCACTCCGCGTACCGCGCCCGTGCGCTGGCGGCCCTCGCGGAGGGCGACTTCGAGGAGGCCTACCGGCAGGCGGCGGCGATCAGCCCGCCCGGTGTGGTGGCCCCGCACGTGCCGGTGGCCGCGTGGGTGACCCTGGACCTGGTCGAGGCCGCGGTCCGCACCGGCCGGCGCCAGGAGGCCGGGGCCCACGTGGCGGCGATGCGGGGACTGGAGGTCTTCCGGCTGTGCCCCCGGCTGGTCCTGCTGGCGGCCGGGTCGGCCGCCCTCACCGCCCCGGACGACGGTGCCGCCGCGTGCTTCGAGGAGGCGATGGCGACACCGGGAGCCGACCGCCACCCGTTCGAGTCCGCCCGGGTCCAGCTGGCCTACGGCGAGCACCTGCGCCGGGTCCGGGCGACCGGTGCCGCCCGGCTGCACCTGGCCGGCGCGCTGGAGGCCTTCACCCGGCTGGGCGCCCGCCCGTGGGCCGTGCGGGCGGAGCACGAGCTGCGGGCGACGGGGGTGTCCCGGTCACCGGTGGCCCGGGCGGCAGCGGTGGGACTGACCCCCCAGGAGCACGAGATCTCGCTGCTCGCGGCGTCCGGGCTGACCAACAAGCAGATCGGCGTGCAGCTCTACCTCTCACCGCGGACGGTGAGCGCCCACCTGTACCGGGTCTTCCCCAAGCTCGGGATCTCGTCTCGGGCGGCGCTGCGGGACGCGCTCGCCCGGGTGCCGCAGGAGGTGGGTGAGCGGGGTGCCGGCTGA